A DNA window from Corvus hawaiiensis isolate bCorHaw1 chromosome 11, bCorHaw1.pri.cur, whole genome shotgun sequence contains the following coding sequences:
- the BRPF1 gene encoding peregrin isoform X4, producing the protein MGVDFDVKTFCHNLRATKPPYECPVGTCRKIYKSYSGIEYHLYHYDHDNPPPPQHTPLRKHKKKGRQARAANKQSPSPSETSQSPGREVMTYAQAQRMVEVDLHGRVHRISIFDNLDVVSEDEDVPEEVPENGSNKENTETQSVPPKSGKHKNKEKRKDSNHHHHNASASTTPKLPEVVYRELEQDTPDAPPRPTSYYRYIEKSAEELDEEVEYDMDEEDYIWLDIMNERRKNEGVSPIPQEIFEYLMDRLEKESYFESHNKGDPNALVDEDAVCCICNDGECQNSNVILFCDMCNLAVHQECYGVPYIPEGQWLCRRCLQSPSRAVDCALCPNKGGAFKQTDDGRWAHVVCALWIPEVCFANTVFLEPIDSIEHIPPARWKLTCYICKQRGSGACIQCHKANCYTAFHVTCAQQAGLYMKMEPVRETGANGTSFSVRKTAYCDIHTPPGSVRRLPALSHSEGEEEDEEEEEEGKGWSSEKVKKAKAKSRIKMKKARKILAEKRAAAPVVSVPCIPPHRLSKITNRLTIQRKSQFMQRLHSYWTLKRQSRNGVPLLRRLQTHLQSQRNCDQRDTEDKNWALKEQLKSWQRLRHDLERARLLVELIRKREKLKRETIKVQQVALEMQLTPFLILLRKTLEQLQEKDTGNIFSEPVPLSEVPDYLDHIKKPMDFQTMKQNLEAYRYLNFDDFEEDFNLIINNCLKYNAKDTIFYRAAIRLREQGGAVLRQARRQAEKMGIDFETGMHFPHCVTVEEAQIQDIDDEDVRLLLSENQKHLPLEEQLKILLERLDEVNAGKQSIGRSRRAKMIKKEITVLRRKLAHPRDLGRDGLERHSSSARGVLQSHNPCEKDLQTDSAAEESSSQETGKGLGPNSSSTPAHEVGRRTSVLFSKKNPKTAGPPKRPGRPPKNRDSQITPGHGNSPIGPPQLPIMGSSQRQRKRGRSPRPSSSSDSDSDKSTEDTTMDLPANGFSSGNQPVKKSFLVYRNDCNLPRSSSDSESSSSSSSSAASDRTSTTPSKQGRGKPSFSRVNFPEDSSEDTSGTENESYSVGTGRGVGHGMVRKGMGRGAGWLSEDEDSSLDALDLVWAKCRGYPSYPALIIDPKMPREGMFHHGVPIPVPPLEVLKLGEQMTQEAREHLYLVLFFDNKRTWQWLPRTKLVPLGVNQDLDKEKMLEGRKSNIRKSVQIAYHRAMQHRNKVQGEQSSDSSESD; encoded by the exons atGGGCGTAGACTTCGACGTGAAGACCTTCTGCCACAACCTGCGGGCCACCAAGCCGCCCTACGAGTGCCCGGTGGGCACCTGCCGCAAGATCTACAAGAGCTACAGCGGGATCGAGTACCACCTGTACCACTATGACCACGACAACCCGCCCCCGCCCCAGCACACCCCCCTGCGCAAGCACAAGAAGAAGGGGCGCCAGGCCCGCGCCGCCAACAAGCAGTCGCCCAGCCCCTCCGAGACCTCCCAGTCGCCCGGCCGAGAGGTGATGACCTACGCCCAGGCCCAGCGCATGGTGGAGGTGGACCTGCATGGCCGCGTCCACCGCATCAGCATCTTCGATAATCTCGACGTGGTGTCCGAGGACGAGGATGTTCCCGAGGAGGTGCCCGAGAATGGAAGCAATAAGGAGAACACGGAGACGCAGAGCGTCCCGCCCAAATCTGGGAAGCACAAGAACAAGGAGAAGCGCAAGGATTCCAACCACCATCACCACAACGCCTCGGCCAGCACTACCCCGAAGCTGCCCGAGGTGGTGTACCgagagctggagcaggacacCCCTGACGCCCCGCCTCGTCCCACCTCGTACTACAG GTACATCGAGAAgtcagcagaggagctggatgAGGAGGTGGAGTACGACATGGATGAGGAGGATTACATCTGGCTGGACATCATGAATGAGAGGCGGAAGAACGAAGGCGTGAGCCCTATTCCCCAGGAGATCTTTGAGTACCTGATGGACCGGCTAGAGAAGGAGTCCTACTTTGAGAGCCACAACAAGGGGGACCCAAACGCCTTGGTGGATGAGGATGCCGTCTGCTGCATCTGCAACGATGGGGAGTGTCAGAACAGCAACGTCATCCTCTTCTGCGACATGTGCAACCTGGCTGTGCACCAGGAGTGCTATGGGGTGCCCTACATCCCTGAGGGACAGTGGCTCTGCAGACGGTGCCTGCAGTCACCCTCGCGCGCTGTGGACTGTGCCCTCTGTCCAAACAAGGGGGGGGCCTTCAAGCAGACGGACGATGGGCGCTGGGCACACGTGGTCTGTGCCCTCTGGATCCCGGAGGTGTGCTTTGCCAACACCGTCTTCCTAGAACCCATCGACAGCATCGAGCACATCCCGCCCGCACGCTGGAAGCTGACCTGTTACATTTGCAAGCAGCGCGGCTCTGGGGCTTGCATCCAGTGTCACAAAGCCAACTGCTACACCGCCTTCCATGTCACCTGTGCCCAGCAGGCCGGGCTGTACATGAAGATGGAGCCCGTCCGGGAGACGGGTGCCAATGGTACCTCCTTCAGTGTGCGCAAAACTGCCTACTGCGACATCCACACACCGCCAGGTTCTGTGCGCAGGCTTCCCGCCCTCTCCCACAgtgagggagaagaggaggatgaggaggaagaggaggaggggaagggctggagTTCTGAGAAAGTCAAAAAAGCAAAGGCCAAGTCTAGGATCAAGATGAAGAAGGCACGGAAGATCCTGGCAGAGAAACGAGCTGCAGCGCCTGTGGTTTCCGtgccctgcatccctccccacAG GCTCAGTAAGATTACAAACCGTTTAACCATCCAGAGGAAGAGCCAGTTCATGCAGAGGCTGCACAGCTACTGGACTCTGAAGAGACAGTCCCGCAATGGTGTCCCCCTGCTCCGCCGCCTTCAGACACACTTGCAGTCACAGAGAAACTGCGACCAG AGAGACACTGAGGATAAGAACTGGGCCCTGAAGGAACAGCTGAAGTCATGGCAGCGCCTGCGCCATGACCTCGAGCGTGCGCGCTTGCTGGTGGAGCTGATACGCAAGCGGGAGAAGCTCAAGAGAGAGACG ATCAAAGTGCAGCAGGTGGCACTGGAAATGCAGCTGACccccttcctcatcctcctccgAAAGACGcttgagcagctgcaggaaaaagaCACGGGCAACATCTTCAGTGAGCCGGTCCCTCTGTCTGAG GTCCCAGACTACCTGGATCACATCAAGAAGCCGATGGATTTTCAGACAATGAAACAAAATCTGGAAGCCTATCGCTATCTGAATTTTGATGACTTTGAGGAGGATTTCAACCTGATTATTAACAACTGTTTGAAATACAATGCCAAAGACACAATCTTCTACCGGGCAGCCATCCGTCTGCGGGAGCAGGGAGGTGCCGTGCTCCGGCAGGCTCGCCGGCAGGCAGAGAAGATGGGCATTGACTTTGAGACAGGCATGCACTTCCCCCACTGTGTAACAGTGGAAGAGGCTCAGATCCAAGACATTGATGATG AAGATGTGCGGCTGCTGCTCTCGGAGAATCAGAAGCACCTGCCCTTGGAGGAGCAGCTAAAGATCCTGCTGGAGCGGCTGGATGAGGTCAACGCTGGCAAGCAGAGCATAGGACGGTCCCGCCGGGCCAAGATGATCAAGAAGGAGATCACAGTCCTACGGCGGAAGCTCGCACACCCACGGGACCTGGGCCGGGATGGGCTGGAGCggcacagctcctctgccagggGAGTCCTGCAGTCCCACAACCCCTGTGAGAAGGACCTGCAGACGGACAGTGCTGcggaggagagcagcagccaggagactGGCAAAG gTCTAGGTCCCAATTCTTCTTCTACCCCAGCACATGAAGTTGGCAGGAGGACCTCTGTTCTCTTCTCCAAGAAGAACCCTAAAACTGCAGGCCCTCCAAAACGTCCAGGACGCCCCCCAAAGAATCGAGACAGCCAGATCACTCCTGGGCATGGGAACAGCCCCATTGGGCCCCCCCAGCTGCCAATAATGGGGTCCTCCCAGCGGCAGAGGAAGAGAGGGCGAAGCCCacgccccagctccagctcggacagtgacagtgacaagtCCACAGAGGACACCACCATGG ACCTGCCAGCCAACGGTTTCAGCAGTGGGAACCAGCCCGTGAAGAAGAGCTTCCTCGTGTACCGCAACGACTGCAATCTTCCCCGGAGCAGCTCCGACTCGgagtccagcagcagcagcagcagcagtgctgcctcaGACCGCACCAG CACAACGCCCTCcaagcagggcagagggaaaccCTCCTTTTCCCGAGTGAACTTCCCAGAGGACAGCAGTGAGGACACATCAGGGACGGAGAATGAGTCCTACTCCGTGGGCACGGGACGAGGTGTGGGGCACGGGA TGGTGCGTAAGGGTATGGGGCGTGGCGCAGGGTGGCTGTCTGAGGATGAGGATTCCTCCCTGGATGCCCTGGACCTGGTGTGGGCCAAGTGCCGGGGTTACCCCTCCTACCCAGCGTTG ATCATTGACCCCAAGATGCCGCGGGAAGGCATGTTCCACCATGGCGTCCCCATCCCCGTGCCCCCCTTGGAGGTGCTGAAGCTGGGGGAGCAGATGACTCAGGAAGCACGCGAGCACCTCTACCTTGTCCTGTTCTTCGACAACAAGCGCACTTG gcagTGGTTGCCCCGGACAAAGCTGGTGCCTCTGGGGGTGAACCAGGACCTGGACAAAGAGAAGATGCTGGAGGGCCGCAAGTCCAACATCCGGAAGTCGGTGCAGATCGCCTACCACCGCGCCATGCAGCACCGCAACAAGGTGCAGGGCGAACAGAGCAGCGACTCCAGTGAGAGCGACTGA
- the BRPF1 gene encoding peregrin isoform X5 produces MGVDFDVKTFCHNLRATKPPYECPVGTCRKIYKSYSGIEYHLYHYDHDNPPPPQHTPLRKHKKKGRQARAANKQSPSPSETSQSPGREVMTYAQAQRMVEVDLHGRVHRISIFDNLDVVSEDEDVPEEVPENGSNKENTETQSVPPKSGKHKNKEKRKDSNHHHHNASASTTPKLPEVVYRELEQDTPDAPPRPTSYYRYIEKSAEELDEEVEYDMDEEDYIWLDIMNERRKNEGVSPIPQEIFEYLMDRLEKESYFESHNKGDPNALVDEDAVCCICNDGECQNSNVILFCDMCNLAVHQECYGVPYIPEGQWLCRRCLQSPSRAVDCALCPNKGGAFKQTDDGRWAHVVCALWIPEVCFANTVFLEPIDSIEHIPPARWKLTCYICKQRGSGACIQCHKANCYTAFHVTCAQQAGLYMKMEPVRETGANGTSFSVRKTAYCDIHTPPGSVRRLPALSHSEGEEEDEEEEEEGKGWSSEKVKKAKAKSRIKMKKARKILAEKRAAAPVVSVPCIPPHRLSKITNRLTIQRKSQFMQRLHSYWTLKRQSRNGVPLLRRLQTHLQSQRNCDQRDTEDKNWALKEQLKSWQRLRHDLERARLLVELIRKREKLKRETIKVQQVALEMQLTPFLILLRKTLEQLQEKDTGNIFSEPVPLSEVPDYLDHIKKPMDFQTMKQNLEAYRYLNFDDFEEDFNLIINNCLKYNAKDTIFYRAAIRLREQGGAVLRQARRQAEKMGIDFETGMHFPHCVTVEEAQIQDIDDDVRLLLSENQKHLPLEEQLKILLERLDEVNAGKQSIGRSRRAKMIKKEITVLRRKLAHPRDLGRDGLERHSSSARGVLQSHNPCEKDLQTDSAAEESSSQETGKGLGPNSSSTPAHEVGRRTSVLFSKKNPKTAGPPKRPGRPPKNRDSQITPGHGNSPIGPPQLPIMGSSQRQRKRGRSPRPSSSSDSDSDKSTEDTTMDLPANGFSSGNQPVKKSFLVYRNDCNLPRSSSDSESSSSSSSSAASDRTSTTPSKQGRGKPSFSRVNFPEDSSEDTSGTENESYSVGTGRGVGHGMVRKGMGRGAGWLSEDEDSSLDALDLVWAKCRGYPSYPALIIDPKMPREGMFHHGVPIPVPPLEVLKLGEQMTQEAREHLYLVLFFDNKRTWQWLPRTKLVPLGVNQDLDKEKMLEGRKSNIRKSVQIAYHRAMQHRNKVQGEQSSDSSESD; encoded by the exons atGGGCGTAGACTTCGACGTGAAGACCTTCTGCCACAACCTGCGGGCCACCAAGCCGCCCTACGAGTGCCCGGTGGGCACCTGCCGCAAGATCTACAAGAGCTACAGCGGGATCGAGTACCACCTGTACCACTATGACCACGACAACCCGCCCCCGCCCCAGCACACCCCCCTGCGCAAGCACAAGAAGAAGGGGCGCCAGGCCCGCGCCGCCAACAAGCAGTCGCCCAGCCCCTCCGAGACCTCCCAGTCGCCCGGCCGAGAGGTGATGACCTACGCCCAGGCCCAGCGCATGGTGGAGGTGGACCTGCATGGCCGCGTCCACCGCATCAGCATCTTCGATAATCTCGACGTGGTGTCCGAGGACGAGGATGTTCCCGAGGAGGTGCCCGAGAATGGAAGCAATAAGGAGAACACGGAGACGCAGAGCGTCCCGCCCAAATCTGGGAAGCACAAGAACAAGGAGAAGCGCAAGGATTCCAACCACCATCACCACAACGCCTCGGCCAGCACTACCCCGAAGCTGCCCGAGGTGGTGTACCgagagctggagcaggacacCCCTGACGCCCCGCCTCGTCCCACCTCGTACTACAG GTACATCGAGAAgtcagcagaggagctggatgAGGAGGTGGAGTACGACATGGATGAGGAGGATTACATCTGGCTGGACATCATGAATGAGAGGCGGAAGAACGAAGGCGTGAGCCCTATTCCCCAGGAGATCTTTGAGTACCTGATGGACCGGCTAGAGAAGGAGTCCTACTTTGAGAGCCACAACAAGGGGGACCCAAACGCCTTGGTGGATGAGGATGCCGTCTGCTGCATCTGCAACGATGGGGAGTGTCAGAACAGCAACGTCATCCTCTTCTGCGACATGTGCAACCTGGCTGTGCACCAGGAGTGCTATGGGGTGCCCTACATCCCTGAGGGACAGTGGCTCTGCAGACGGTGCCTGCAGTCACCCTCGCGCGCTGTGGACTGTGCCCTCTGTCCAAACAAGGGGGGGGCCTTCAAGCAGACGGACGATGGGCGCTGGGCACACGTGGTCTGTGCCCTCTGGATCCCGGAGGTGTGCTTTGCCAACACCGTCTTCCTAGAACCCATCGACAGCATCGAGCACATCCCGCCCGCACGCTGGAAGCTGACCTGTTACATTTGCAAGCAGCGCGGCTCTGGGGCTTGCATCCAGTGTCACAAAGCCAACTGCTACACCGCCTTCCATGTCACCTGTGCCCAGCAGGCCGGGCTGTACATGAAGATGGAGCCCGTCCGGGAGACGGGTGCCAATGGTACCTCCTTCAGTGTGCGCAAAACTGCCTACTGCGACATCCACACACCGCCAGGTTCTGTGCGCAGGCTTCCCGCCCTCTCCCACAgtgagggagaagaggaggatgaggaggaagaggaggaggggaagggctggagTTCTGAGAAAGTCAAAAAAGCAAAGGCCAAGTCTAGGATCAAGATGAAGAAGGCACGGAAGATCCTGGCAGAGAAACGAGCTGCAGCGCCTGTGGTTTCCGtgccctgcatccctccccacAG GCTCAGTAAGATTACAAACCGTTTAACCATCCAGAGGAAGAGCCAGTTCATGCAGAGGCTGCACAGCTACTGGACTCTGAAGAGACAGTCCCGCAATGGTGTCCCCCTGCTCCGCCGCCTTCAGACACACTTGCAGTCACAGAGAAACTGCGACCAG AGAGACACTGAGGATAAGAACTGGGCCCTGAAGGAACAGCTGAAGTCATGGCAGCGCCTGCGCCATGACCTCGAGCGTGCGCGCTTGCTGGTGGAGCTGATACGCAAGCGGGAGAAGCTCAAGAGAGAGACG ATCAAAGTGCAGCAGGTGGCACTGGAAATGCAGCTGACccccttcctcatcctcctccgAAAGACGcttgagcagctgcaggaaaaagaCACGGGCAACATCTTCAGTGAGCCGGTCCCTCTGTCTGAG GTCCCAGACTACCTGGATCACATCAAGAAGCCGATGGATTTTCAGACAATGAAACAAAATCTGGAAGCCTATCGCTATCTGAATTTTGATGACTTTGAGGAGGATTTCAACCTGATTATTAACAACTGTTTGAAATACAATGCCAAAGACACAATCTTCTACCGGGCAGCCATCCGTCTGCGGGAGCAGGGAGGTGCCGTGCTCCGGCAGGCTCGCCGGCAGGCAGAGAAGATGGGCATTGACTTTGAGACAGGCATGCACTTCCCCCACTGTGTAACAGTGGAAGAGGCTCAGATCCAAGACATTGATGATG ATGTGCGGCTGCTGCTCTCGGAGAATCAGAAGCACCTGCCCTTGGAGGAGCAGCTAAAGATCCTGCTGGAGCGGCTGGATGAGGTCAACGCTGGCAAGCAGAGCATAGGACGGTCCCGCCGGGCCAAGATGATCAAGAAGGAGATCACAGTCCTACGGCGGAAGCTCGCACACCCACGGGACCTGGGCCGGGATGGGCTGGAGCggcacagctcctctgccagggGAGTCCTGCAGTCCCACAACCCCTGTGAGAAGGACCTGCAGACGGACAGTGCTGcggaggagagcagcagccaggagactGGCAAAG gTCTAGGTCCCAATTCTTCTTCTACCCCAGCACATGAAGTTGGCAGGAGGACCTCTGTTCTCTTCTCCAAGAAGAACCCTAAAACTGCAGGCCCTCCAAAACGTCCAGGACGCCCCCCAAAGAATCGAGACAGCCAGATCACTCCTGGGCATGGGAACAGCCCCATTGGGCCCCCCCAGCTGCCAATAATGGGGTCCTCCCAGCGGCAGAGGAAGAGAGGGCGAAGCCCacgccccagctccagctcggacagtgacagtgacaagtCCACAGAGGACACCACCATGG ACCTGCCAGCCAACGGTTTCAGCAGTGGGAACCAGCCCGTGAAGAAGAGCTTCCTCGTGTACCGCAACGACTGCAATCTTCCCCGGAGCAGCTCCGACTCGgagtccagcagcagcagcagcagcagtgctgcctcaGACCGCACCAG CACAACGCCCTCcaagcagggcagagggaaaccCTCCTTTTCCCGAGTGAACTTCCCAGAGGACAGCAGTGAGGACACATCAGGGACGGAGAATGAGTCCTACTCCGTGGGCACGGGACGAGGTGTGGGGCACGGGA TGGTGCGTAAGGGTATGGGGCGTGGCGCAGGGTGGCTGTCTGAGGATGAGGATTCCTCCCTGGATGCCCTGGACCTGGTGTGGGCCAAGTGCCGGGGTTACCCCTCCTACCCAGCGTTG ATCATTGACCCCAAGATGCCGCGGGAAGGCATGTTCCACCATGGCGTCCCCATCCCCGTGCCCCCCTTGGAGGTGCTGAAGCTGGGGGAGCAGATGACTCAGGAAGCACGCGAGCACCTCTACCTTGTCCTGTTCTTCGACAACAAGCGCACTTG gcagTGGTTGCCCCGGACAAAGCTGGTGCCTCTGGGGGTGAACCAGGACCTGGACAAAGAGAAGATGCTGGAGGGCCGCAAGTCCAACATCCGGAAGTCGGTGCAGATCGCCTACCACCGCGCCATGCAGCACCGCAACAAGGTGCAGGGCGAACAGAGCAGCGACTCCAGTGAGAGCGACTGA
- the BRPF1 gene encoding peregrin isoform X2, producing MGVDFDVKTFCHNLRATKPPYECPVGTCRKIYKSYSGIEYHLYHYDHDNPPPPQHTPLRKHKKKGRQARAANKQSPSPSETSQSPGREVMTYAQAQRMVEVDLHGRVHRISIFDNLDVVSEDEDVPEEVPENGSNKENTETQSVPPKSGKHKNKEKRKDSNHHHHNASASTTPKLPEVVYRELEQDTPDAPPRPTSYYRYIEKSAEELDEEVEYDMDEEDYIWLDIMNERRKNEGVSPIPQEIFEYLMDRLEKESYFESHNKGDPNALVDEDAVCCICNDGECQNSNVILFCDMCNLAVHQECYGVPYIPEGQWLCRRCLQSPSRAVDCALCPNKGGAFKQTDDGRWAHVVCALWIPEVCFANTVFLEPIDSIEHIPPARWKLTCYICKQRGSGACIQCHKANCYTAFHVTCAQQAGLYMKMEPVRETGANGTSFSVRKTAYCDIHTPPGSVRRLPALSHSEGEEEDEEEEEEGKGWSSEKVKKAKAKSRIKMKKARKILAEKRAAAPVVSVPCIPPHRLSKITNRLTIQRKSQFMQRLHSYWTLKRQSRNGVPLLRRLQTHLQSQRNCDQRDTEDKNWALKEQLKSWQRLRHDLERARLLVELIRKREKLKRETIKVQQVALEMQLTPFLILLRKTLEQLQEKDTGNIFSEPVPLSEVTEIYEVPDYLDHIKKPMDFQTMKQNLEAYRYLNFDDFEEDFNLIINNCLKYNAKDTIFYRAAIRLREQGGAVLRQARRQAEKMGIDFETGMHFPHCVTVEEAQIQDIDDDVRLLLSENQKHLPLEEQLKILLERLDEVNAGKQSIGRSRRAKMIKKEITVLRRKLAHPRDLGRDGLERHSSSARGVLQSHNPCEKDLQTDSAAEESSSQETGKGLGPNSSSTPAHEVGRRTSVLFSKKNPKTAGPPKRPGRPPKNRDSQITPGHGNSPIGPPQLPIMGSSQRQRKRGRSPRPSSSSDSDSDKSTEDTTMDLPANGFSSGNQPVKKSFLVYRNDCNLPRSSSDSESSSSSSSSAASDRTSTTPSKQGRGKPSFSRVNFPEDSSEDTSGTENESYSVGTGRGVGHGMVRKGMGRGAGWLSEDEDSSLDALDLVWAKCRGYPSYPALIIDPKMPREGMFHHGVPIPVPPLEVLKLGEQMTQEAREHLYLVLFFDNKRTWQWLPRTKLVPLGVNQDLDKEKMLEGRKSNIRKSVQIAYHRAMQHRNKVQGEQSSDSSESD from the exons atGGGCGTAGACTTCGACGTGAAGACCTTCTGCCACAACCTGCGGGCCACCAAGCCGCCCTACGAGTGCCCGGTGGGCACCTGCCGCAAGATCTACAAGAGCTACAGCGGGATCGAGTACCACCTGTACCACTATGACCACGACAACCCGCCCCCGCCCCAGCACACCCCCCTGCGCAAGCACAAGAAGAAGGGGCGCCAGGCCCGCGCCGCCAACAAGCAGTCGCCCAGCCCCTCCGAGACCTCCCAGTCGCCCGGCCGAGAGGTGATGACCTACGCCCAGGCCCAGCGCATGGTGGAGGTGGACCTGCATGGCCGCGTCCACCGCATCAGCATCTTCGATAATCTCGACGTGGTGTCCGAGGACGAGGATGTTCCCGAGGAGGTGCCCGAGAATGGAAGCAATAAGGAGAACACGGAGACGCAGAGCGTCCCGCCCAAATCTGGGAAGCACAAGAACAAGGAGAAGCGCAAGGATTCCAACCACCATCACCACAACGCCTCGGCCAGCACTACCCCGAAGCTGCCCGAGGTGGTGTACCgagagctggagcaggacacCCCTGACGCCCCGCCTCGTCCCACCTCGTACTACAG GTACATCGAGAAgtcagcagaggagctggatgAGGAGGTGGAGTACGACATGGATGAGGAGGATTACATCTGGCTGGACATCATGAATGAGAGGCGGAAGAACGAAGGCGTGAGCCCTATTCCCCAGGAGATCTTTGAGTACCTGATGGACCGGCTAGAGAAGGAGTCCTACTTTGAGAGCCACAACAAGGGGGACCCAAACGCCTTGGTGGATGAGGATGCCGTCTGCTGCATCTGCAACGATGGGGAGTGTCAGAACAGCAACGTCATCCTCTTCTGCGACATGTGCAACCTGGCTGTGCACCAGGAGTGCTATGGGGTGCCCTACATCCCTGAGGGACAGTGGCTCTGCAGACGGTGCCTGCAGTCACCCTCGCGCGCTGTGGACTGTGCCCTCTGTCCAAACAAGGGGGGGGCCTTCAAGCAGACGGACGATGGGCGCTGGGCACACGTGGTCTGTGCCCTCTGGATCCCGGAGGTGTGCTTTGCCAACACCGTCTTCCTAGAACCCATCGACAGCATCGAGCACATCCCGCCCGCACGCTGGAAGCTGACCTGTTACATTTGCAAGCAGCGCGGCTCTGGGGCTTGCATCCAGTGTCACAAAGCCAACTGCTACACCGCCTTCCATGTCACCTGTGCCCAGCAGGCCGGGCTGTACATGAAGATGGAGCCCGTCCGGGAGACGGGTGCCAATGGTACCTCCTTCAGTGTGCGCAAAACTGCCTACTGCGACATCCACACACCGCCAGGTTCTGTGCGCAGGCTTCCCGCCCTCTCCCACAgtgagggagaagaggaggatgaggaggaagaggaggaggggaagggctggagTTCTGAGAAAGTCAAAAAAGCAAAGGCCAAGTCTAGGATCAAGATGAAGAAGGCACGGAAGATCCTGGCAGAGAAACGAGCTGCAGCGCCTGTGGTTTCCGtgccctgcatccctccccacAG GCTCAGTAAGATTACAAACCGTTTAACCATCCAGAGGAAGAGCCAGTTCATGCAGAGGCTGCACAGCTACTGGACTCTGAAGAGACAGTCCCGCAATGGTGTCCCCCTGCTCCGCCGCCTTCAGACACACTTGCAGTCACAGAGAAACTGCGACCAG AGAGACACTGAGGATAAGAACTGGGCCCTGAAGGAACAGCTGAAGTCATGGCAGCGCCTGCGCCATGACCTCGAGCGTGCGCGCTTGCTGGTGGAGCTGATACGCAAGCGGGAGAAGCTCAAGAGAGAGACG ATCAAAGTGCAGCAGGTGGCACTGGAAATGCAGCTGACccccttcctcatcctcctccgAAAGACGcttgagcagctgcaggaaaaagaCACGGGCAACATCTTCAGTGAGCCGGTCCCTCTGTCTGAGGTAACAGAAATCTACGAA GTCCCAGACTACCTGGATCACATCAAGAAGCCGATGGATTTTCAGACAATGAAACAAAATCTGGAAGCCTATCGCTATCTGAATTTTGATGACTTTGAGGAGGATTTCAACCTGATTATTAACAACTGTTTGAAATACAATGCCAAAGACACAATCTTCTACCGGGCAGCCATCCGTCTGCGGGAGCAGGGAGGTGCCGTGCTCCGGCAGGCTCGCCGGCAGGCAGAGAAGATGGGCATTGACTTTGAGACAGGCATGCACTTCCCCCACTGTGTAACAGTGGAAGAGGCTCAGATCCAAGACATTGATGATG ATGTGCGGCTGCTGCTCTCGGAGAATCAGAAGCACCTGCCCTTGGAGGAGCAGCTAAAGATCCTGCTGGAGCGGCTGGATGAGGTCAACGCTGGCAAGCAGAGCATAGGACGGTCCCGCCGGGCCAAGATGATCAAGAAGGAGATCACAGTCCTACGGCGGAAGCTCGCACACCCACGGGACCTGGGCCGGGATGGGCTGGAGCggcacagctcctctgccagggGAGTCCTGCAGTCCCACAACCCCTGTGAGAAGGACCTGCAGACGGACAGTGCTGcggaggagagcagcagccaggagactGGCAAAG gTCTAGGTCCCAATTCTTCTTCTACCCCAGCACATGAAGTTGGCAGGAGGACCTCTGTTCTCTTCTCCAAGAAGAACCCTAAAACTGCAGGCCCTCCAAAACGTCCAGGACGCCCCCCAAAGAATCGAGACAGCCAGATCACTCCTGGGCATGGGAACAGCCCCATTGGGCCCCCCCAGCTGCCAATAATGGGGTCCTCCCAGCGGCAGAGGAAGAGAGGGCGAAGCCCacgccccagctccagctcggacagtgacagtgacaagtCCACAGAGGACACCACCATGG ACCTGCCAGCCAACGGTTTCAGCAGTGGGAACCAGCCCGTGAAGAAGAGCTTCCTCGTGTACCGCAACGACTGCAATCTTCCCCGGAGCAGCTCCGACTCGgagtccagcagcagcagcagcagcagtgctgcctcaGACCGCACCAG CACAACGCCCTCcaagcagggcagagggaaaccCTCCTTTTCCCGAGTGAACTTCCCAGAGGACAGCAGTGAGGACACATCAGGGACGGAGAATGAGTCCTACTCCGTGGGCACGGGACGAGGTGTGGGGCACGGGA TGGTGCGTAAGGGTATGGGGCGTGGCGCAGGGTGGCTGTCTGAGGATGAGGATTCCTCCCTGGATGCCCTGGACCTGGTGTGGGCCAAGTGCCGGGGTTACCCCTCCTACCCAGCGTTG ATCATTGACCCCAAGATGCCGCGGGAAGGCATGTTCCACCATGGCGTCCCCATCCCCGTGCCCCCCTTGGAGGTGCTGAAGCTGGGGGAGCAGATGACTCAGGAAGCACGCGAGCACCTCTACCTTGTCCTGTTCTTCGACAACAAGCGCACTTG gcagTGGTTGCCCCGGACAAAGCTGGTGCCTCTGGGGGTGAACCAGGACCTGGACAAAGAGAAGATGCTGGAGGGCCGCAAGTCCAACATCCGGAAGTCGGTGCAGATCGCCTACCACCGCGCCATGCAGCACCGCAACAAGGTGCAGGGCGAACAGAGCAGCGACTCCAGTGAGAGCGACTGA